A part of Campylobacter ureolyticus ACS-301-V-Sch3b genomic DNA contains:
- the lysA gene encoding diaminopimelate decarboxylase codes for MIDIKNYENLAKTYKTPLYIYDFDKIKNNYLDLKEAFKARKSLICYAVKANSNLNILKLLADLGSGFDCVSFNEVKKALISGASRYKIIFSGVGKTDDEIENALKEDILMLNIESFEELLNVEKIAKSLNLKARISVRVNPNINPKTHPYISTGLKENKFGVSINEARKIYIYAKKSDFLESIGIHFHIGSQLSDVTPILESATLVSSLMRELKALEIDIKFFDIGGGIGIKYDDEKTINLYEYAQGVLKALDGQDCTIVCEPGRSIVANAGEMLVKVLYKKENDGKNFLIVDGAMNDLLRPSLYNAFHNIVSLKNSQDLVNFDIVGPICESGDFLGKDRYLPNLDKGDLLVVKDAGAYGFSMSSNYNSRLKPAEVALINSEVKLIRKRQSFEDLIKDERV; via the coding sequence GTGATTGATATAAAAAATTACGAAAATTTAGCCAAAACTTATAAAACCCCACTTTATATTTATGATTTTGATAAAATTAAAAATAATTATTTAGATCTAAAAGAGGCATTTAAAGCAAGAAAATCTTTAATTTGTTATGCTGTTAAGGCAAATTCAAATTTGAACATTTTAAAGCTTTTAGCAGATCTTGGAAGTGGTTTTGACTGCGTTAGTTTTAACGAAGTTAAAAAAGCCTTAATATCTGGAGCAAGCAGATATAAAATAATATTTTCTGGTGTTGGAAAAACAGATGATGAGATAGAAAATGCTTTAAAAGAAGACATTTTGATGTTAAATATTGAAAGCTTTGAAGAGCTTTTAAATGTTGAAAAAATAGCAAAGAGCTTAAATTTAAAAGCTAGAATTAGCGTTAGAGTAAATCCAAATATTAATCCAAAAACTCATCCTTATATTTCAACTGGACTTAAAGAAAATAAATTTGGCGTTAGTATAAATGAGGCTAGGAAAATTTACATTTATGCTAAAAAAAGTGATTTTTTAGAAAGCATTGGAATTCACTTTCACATTGGCTCACAACTAAGCGATGTTACTCCTATTTTAGAATCTGCCACCCTTGTATCAAGCTTGATGCGAGAGTTAAAAGCTTTGGAAATTGATATTAAATTTTTTGATATTGGTGGGGGAATTGGCATAAAATATGATGATGAAAAAACTATAAATTTATATGAGTATGCTCAAGGAGTTTTAAAAGCATTAGATGGGCAAGACTGTACGATTGTTTGTGAGCCTGGAAGAAGCATTGTAGCAAATGCAGGTGAAATGCTTGTAAAAGTTTTATATAAAAAAGAAAACGATGGTAAGAACTTTTTAATTGTAGATGGCGCTATGAATGACCTTCTAAGACCAAGCTTATATAATGCATTTCATAATATTGTTTCTTTAAAAAATAGCCAAGATTTGGTAAATTTTGACATAGTAGGACCAATTTGTGAAAGTGGTGATTTTTTAGGAAAAGATAGATATTTGCCAAATTTAGATAAAGGTGATTTGCTTGTTGTAAAAGATGCAGGAGCTTATGGTTTTTCAATGTCAAGTAACTATAACTCAAGGTTAAAACCGGCTGAAGTTGCTTTGATAAATAGTGAAGTAAAACTCATTAGAAAAAGGCAAAGTTTTGAAGATTTAATAAAAGATGAAAGAGTTTAA
- the pheA gene encoding prephenate dehydratase, giving the protein MQNIDDLRTCIDKVDDEIVRLLNERMGYVKKIGELKNAARSHIYRPEREKAIISRVESISKLDKKSIEAVFFEIFSISRNLEKPQSVAFLGPFGTYSHQAAKSRFGAISNYIALSDIEAVFKALKNKEAKYGVVPIENNTEGGVGVTFDCLGTYKDIKVVAELYLDIHHSFASRYESLSEIKKIYSHPQGYNQCLKFLEEHGLNEAQFIPTKSTALAAQMVMSEPNSAAICSKIAANLYNVPIMFEKIEDNLSNKTRFFILSDFKNERTSKDKTSIMVKTDHSPGALVDFLSMFRNEGINLTKLESRPIKKKDFNVNFYIDFEGHIDDERVKKVLSLAKEKGNEIMWLGSYMNEEIK; this is encoded by the coding sequence ATGCAAAATATCGATGATTTAAGAACTTGTATTGATAAAGTTGATGATGAGATAGTAAGGCTTTTAAATGAGAGAATGGGTTATGTTAAAAAAATAGGCGAACTTAAAAATGCAGCAAGAAGCCATATTTATAGGCCTGAAAGAGAAAAAGCCATTATTTCAAGAGTTGAAAGTATTAGCAAGCTTGATAAAAAATCAATCGAAGCTGTTTTCTTTGAAATTTTTTCAATTTCAAGAAATTTAGAAAAACCTCAAAGTGTGGCATTTTTAGGACCATTTGGAACTTACTCTCATCAAGCTGCAAAAAGTAGATTTGGAGCTATTAGTAATTATATTGCACTCTCAGATATCGAAGCTGTTTTTAAAGCTTTAAAAAACAAAGAGGCAAAATATGGTGTTGTGCCTATTGAAAATAACACAGAAGGTGGAGTAGGAGTTACATTTGACTGTCTTGGTACTTATAAAGATATAAAAGTTGTTGCCGAGCTTTATCTTGATATTCATCACTCATTTGCTAGTAGATATGAAAGCCTTTCAGAGATTAAAAAAATTTATTCTCATCCACAAGGTTATAATCAATGTTTAAAATTTTTAGAAGAACATGGTCTTAATGAGGCTCAGTTTATACCTACAAAATCAACTGCTTTAGCTGCACAAATGGTTATGTCCGAGCCAAATTCAGCGGCAATTTGTTCTAAAATAGCTGCAAATTTATATAATGTTCCTATTATGTTTGAAAAAATAGAAGATAATCTTTCAAATAAAACACGCTTTTTTATATTAAGCGATTTTAAAAACGAAAGAACAAGCAAAGATAAAACTTCCATTATGGTTAAGACTGATCATAGTCCAGGAGCTTTGGTTGATTTTTTATCAATGTTTAGAAATGAGGGAATTAATTTGACTAAGCTTGAAAGCAGGCCAATTAAAAAAAAAGATTTTAATGTAAATTTCTACATTGATTTTGAAGGACATATTGATGATGAAAGAGTTAAAAAAGTTTTAAGCCTAGCAAAAGAAAAAGGAAATGAAATTATGTGGCTTGGAAGCTATATGAATGAGGAGATAAAATGA